Genomic segment of Coregonus clupeaformis isolate EN_2021a chromosome 34, ASM2061545v1, whole genome shotgun sequence:
ATGTCAGCCATAAGGACTGTCAGTGATTTTATGCATGCATTGATCTATTTAAATAGCATTTGAGAGTGATTGCATAAATAAATCAACTTTTGCATTGACATGAACACAATCTCACCGAACAACCGAAAGAATATATTCTACTTTTATGTTACAAATGTAGGCTTATAACTGAAATGCTTAGCTGTAGGTATGGAAGCTAGGGCATTGCAGATCTTGCAGCAGTTTTAGTGCACCATGTTCAAAACAACAACCGCAGCATGGCTAGGCTACTTCTCATCAGTATTTCGTACGCGGCTTCTCTAATTGACTAGCCTATTCCTTTATCAATTTCTGTGTCCATGTTTTCATCAATTGCAGAGCCCTATTAGCATATTAATTATTTCATTAGCTAATGCATTATGCAACAAATGTGATGGTTGTCAATTTGCCAACAGGGATAGGCTAATATCTAATGTCTGCCGTAAGGACTGTCAGTGATTTTACACATGCATTGATCTATTTGAATACCATTTGAGAGTGATTGCCTAAATAAATCAATACATGTTTTGCTGCATAGTAgtagcccactgggcacaaactggtttaATTTGTCAACATATTTTGTGTGACAtggaatctatgtggaaaatacattggatttaatAAAAGTCATCAActtaaactgttgttttgagggtgaaagttcaaccacaggattatgtcatcatggtaaccaattttcaacatagacaaaccttgtataaaatatgttgaatttgtacctttgaaacaacgtcagatGTTCAACATTATATCCACTCTCAGAAAAAAACTATAGGCTGGATATCACCTCCTTCTGGAGAGATTATCTATCTACAGCTctccctttggtctcccatccagggttttaaccaagctttgatatttgtcactgactactaccaatgcgCTATCGCgagaatgattattgagagaTCTCCACATAATAACTAAAtactttcactgttgctatcgaaatCATTCCAAAAGGTAGGTTTAAGaaagcaaatgaaatgtaaccatgctTTATAAGTCATACAGTATGtcatcaatgatactatttaggcctatataacaTTTGCAAaatcatcaacagctattgtttcaattcaacccagggtaaaaaaaaaatagacagtacatataggcctagggtttcaagctttggttatTTCAAATGTAATCTAGAACTTAATCATTCATATGTTGggttcacgtctccatctcaaccaaaaatctatgtTAAATAATATGACTAAATCAAACGTtatgcatttaaagtttgatttgatttaatcctaTTCTATAActattatttttggttgagatggagacgtgaatccaacatatcaattattaatttgtagacaaactgtaTATTGAATTATATTTGGTTATCATGTATCTTCTGCtaggatagttccatctgtgccactgacttagtctggctttgaTTCCACATTGTCTACAAACTAATaactgatatgttggattcacatcgccatctcaaccaaaaatcaaagttaaagaataggacaaaatcaaatcaaactttaaatgcactttaaataaagtttgatctGATTTAGTCTTATTCTTTAAGTTAGAATTTTGGTTGTGATGGAGACATGAGTCCAACATAGCAATtaataatttgtagacaaactggaattaaagccagactaagtcagtggcaaaaaagatacatctccttcaaatgttgatatttgtgtTGATAATCAAACACAatttaatattacttttgtaatacagttaATAGtgtaaagttaaggctatcttacaaacaaatgtaacagtatttattcaaccttaaaatgaggaaCAGATCCATGGATACATTTTGAGattactgtaactataaatgtcttcttatgtaatcatagaaagcgtgcatgttcaagatagcatgcaaaggtcgcaggtctgtggagatcttcacaaatgctataataatctgcacagaatctcaaacagcattgatcacttgcactatgtacgtttaatgtaatctcaactgcaatccaggtcatttggttgtgctaatAGATAAAGCACAGTGAAAACacattaaaggtgcaatatgcagaaatcgcctTGCCATttactggttgctaaaattctaatagtttgcctaatttcagtttatttgaCAAAACAACCAATGTGTAGAGAAACATTGTACCATCTAactcgctgtgaaatatattttcagttaccaaaaatattgtattttcagtggtttgaagctggtgtacaaaaccgaaagtaaaagaagcaaaaacaaaacttaagaatgggaagcattcttaaacttgctttcaatgagaacgacagatctataactcacatttctatgtgaaattGTTCGGGTtgtccaaaaagttacatattgtcgCTTTAAGTTGTTATAAAAATACtgaatatctgacattgtattcccatttgaactttgctgtgcttaTAAATGATTGAAAttgcagtgataacacatttaaatgacaactaaaccaaaaatcagacattgttttccattggaatttgtttgtgcttttagatggttgaaatcaGTGATAACACATTGAGAATTCAACAAACATCTGGCTCTCTTTTTGAGTgtgtgaataaaggttgaaatctcattgatcaatgtctcaaccaaatattacctaaTTCTACCTCAAGCGTGGATATGTTAAAGCATATAGCTAGCCTACGTTTGATAATAATTGATTATCCAGGAACCAATATACTCTGTAGGCATATTAGGCTCTTGCGGAGGGGCTATGGAAAGCAACACAGTGAAAAGGGATCACCCCTATTCCTATTCAACACAATCTGTTACTATGTTGCTTTTCTTTCTGTAGTTATGGGTCTGATAGGACTACATGGTGTCCACTGGCCACGTGAGGACCCATACCGCCCCCTATGGTATAAAACGCGGTACTTACCAGAATACTGTGTACatgatgacgtcatcgtgaaagcACAGATAAAGTACAGGGCTTCTCTCTGCTGGCGATAACTATACATTGCACTTTTCGTTTGAATATTATCAGAAAGGAAGAGGCGAATCGAGAGGGTCCACTCCCGTCAAAATCTGTCCATGCGGGAATATCAGTCtgcttcccgcctttgggacaactactcccattgttagggcagagacAAGACCATCTCGtgattatatacagtatctctgatAATATACAGTGACAATTTCATTTGGTATGATGTTAATTTCGAAAAACGTAACGCTGAATATTATTTATTCTCAGTTAATTCATAATATTATGTGTTTTTCTAAATTAACAACATACCAAATACTAAATTGGATGCAAGTGATGCATGCTAATAAGCTTTTCTGCCCAGTAGACATATAGGCCTACAGAAAATACATTCATATTGTATATTTTGCATAGCCCTGCTTTAGGGGTTTGAAACAATACATTAACATTGTAACTTAAAAAATAGCCAACAAGGCCTCAAAACTAGCATGAGTGCCAGTAAGTTTGcgctatcatgtcaactcctttaattcattgtcatgccaaacattttTCACTTGACAGCAACAATGGAGTAGGAAAGAGCATAAAAATATCTGGGAACAGGTTACCTCAAAACTACACATGCCATTGAATCAGCAAAAGCCTAACAGGAAAGTTTGGTCCACCTATTTATACATATCAAATGGCTCATTTACAAGCTTTCCCTTTAgttaataattagtcatttagcagacgctcttatccagagcgacttacggttaagtgccttgctcaagggcacatcaacagatgtttcacctagtcggctcggggattagaaccagcgacctttcggttactggcacaacgctcttaaccactaagctacctgccaccctagttGACATGCAATGACACTTGTTAGCTGGTTGAAATGGAGATCTACCAATGACATCTCTGTGAAATGATGCATGTCTATTTCAAGACCATGTGTAATGTGGTTTAATCTAGGTTTTAGGGATCTATATCCACATAGTGTGTCATCCGCATATTGATGAAAGATGATAGATTGTGCACGACATTGTGTTATAATAGTGTCATAACAGATAATCGAACATATATTTTCACAATTACTGTAAACAGACACAAATAAATATTGACTGAAGTTTTTAAGCACAGTAGCCTACATTGGCAAATAACCACTAAAAAGCTCATGGATAGAAAATACATTAGGCTGTACTGAATAAAATGGCAAGACAATCCTTTTAAGGACGGGACCTCGCTTTACTCTCAAGAAGTAATGGGGGTTGTGAGTCATTTTTGCGCATATCCATGCGCTTAACAGTGATGTAGCTTTTGGCACGCTTTGTGCATTCCAGAGTGGCGACGCCGCCCTGACTCCGCCGACTGGAACGAGAGAACTTCCGAGAGTGTACTGTGACACATCAAAACCTTTTAATTCCCTCGCTGTGGTCATTACTGCTCTACGTACAACTACTTCAACAGTTGGCTATGAGGGGAGACGAAGCGGAGAGTGTCCGGTTACACTTTTCAGGTCTAAAATTAGGGAGACTGCGCTGACGCAAGATGGCCAAACTCGGTCCCTATGTGTGACAAGGGGAACAAGACACTGGATCCATGGAAACGTATCCTACAACTTAGCTGTTATTGATGACAGGGTGTATTTTTAGCCTTTGTTGTCATCTTTCCGTAACACTTGGGGCTCTAGCGTTTTGTATAAAGGTGAGTCTTCCAAAATGCAGTTGTACAGCAGTGCGTTGACACACTATCCCGGATCCTCTCGCAAAGTTTCGATAACTATCACAAGTGGTACCATTACTGACCATTTGTCCAGGACAAGAACGAGCTCCTCTGCGAATAATACACCGAGTGGGCCTACTCCAGCAGTGACTAACGGGAATCTGGTAGGAGAGACTCAATCTACCGCAAACATGCCTGCTGCTTTTTCATGTTATGAGGCTGCTTCCATGAAGCCAGTCTACTACACTTCTACCGCAGAGATAATCATTCGTCGGCCTGACGGAGTTGAGAGATACGTACCAGTGCACATCATAAAGGAGACCCAGACAAAACGGTCTCCTTCGGAATCAAATTCACAAGATGTCGTGATTCAGGCGCGTGACCGAGATGATCATTTGGACACAGACTTGATTGTGGACTTCATTGATCACTTGAGAGGTAGAGGGGATCTACTCAATGATAGTCAAAACGCGGAACGTGAAAATAACCTGATAAATATTGACAAGAACGATGGACCAAGTTACAGAAAGTGCGAGGAGAGAATTAACATGGCAAATGGAAAGGGAACCCCCATTACAAGTGACACTGTGAACCCAAAACACCATCAGAACTTAGAGGCACAGTCGACCCATTTAGGCCAGGATATATTGGATTCCTGTGAGAGTAGAAATGACAGTGAATACTCAGACCTGTACTCTCCATCAGGCGAGGCGCAGGTCTTTAAGCTCGGTGTCCTACGGGAGCCATCTCCGCGAAGAAATGCAAAAAGGGGTGACATCAACGAGAAGGTGACGTGCTACATAGCGGAGGTGGAGAAACAGAACAAGTACCTTCAGGAGAGGGCACACAAGTACAGATTCCACATCATCCCTGACGGCAACTGTCTGTACAGGGCGGTGTGTAAAGCCGCCTATGGAGAGCAGTCTATGCACAATGAGCTGAGAGAGCAGACAATGCACCACATAGCCGACCACCTGGATGAGTTTAACCCCATCATTGAGGGGGATGTCGGGGAGTTCTTGATCAACGCAGCGCAGGACGGCGCCTGGGCGGGTTATCCGGAGCTTCTGgcgatgagtcagatgttgaatGTGAACATTTACCTAACCACAGGAGGTAGCTTGGAGAGTCCCACGGTTTCAACCATGGTGCACTACCTGGGGGAACAGGATGCATCCAAACCCGCTGTCTGGTTGAGTTGGCTAAGCAACGGACACTATGATGTCTTGCTGGACAGGTGTGTGTCCAACCCAGAGTATGACGAGTGGTTCCGTCACTCTCAGATGCAAAGGAAACGGGACGAAGAGCTGGCCAAGTCGATGGCTGCATCACTGTCTAAAATGTACATCGAACAAAACGGTCACATTTGAAACCAATAGTTATTCAATTGCTGCATTCAAATATttgtcagcctctctctctctctctctctctctctctctctctctctctctctctctctctctcttcaaaccGATTGCACTttgattctctgtgtgtgtgacttcAACATTGCCTTAATGACATTTTCTACGTTTTGTATTGTAGCCGAATTGAAGTGCAGTGCACATGTTATATTTATATTTTGTGTTGTAAATAGACTTAACGGCAAAATGTTAGTTCCAAGTGAGGCTTGAAGGAGCTTGTATTATTTCCCATACCTTGATGTGTTATGTTTGAAGTGAATGGGTTGGAATTCTCTGgatcaacccccccccaaaaaatggtgTCAACTGGTTAAATGATTGATGTTTTctcaacaaaaaaacaacaagacATTTGTTGATACTAAATATatactgaaataaaatatcccagaaatgtacatacacacaaaaagcttatttctctcaaattttgtgaaaaaattgtttacatccctgttagtgagcatttctcttttgccaagataatccatccacctgacagatatggcatatcaagaagctgattaaacagcatggttattacacaggtgcaccttgtgctggggacaataaaaggccactaaaatgtgcggttttgtaacacaatgccacaaatgtctcaaggtTTGAGGGAGCGTGGGGACAATAACGCCTTGATCACACCGACAATGTCATTGTGCAAAATATTACTCAACATCATCAAAGTTCatcattcaccttctgctacaaTTTTTGTCAAGCCTTCTACACATACAGTTTTACGCATACGTTCGagaaatccaacgtatgcaccacacagaacgcaatGCAACTACCtttgcaacgcaatgctgcaaggcaaacacagcgttccatttgaaattaatgtacttctggtgtaccaaaatgcaatgacgctgttggtgtgatcgaggcgtaaaaggccactctaaaatgtgcagtgtggaattggcatgctgacagcaggaatgtcccaacagagctgttgccagataatttaatgttaatttctctaccataagccacctccaacgtaattttagagaatttggcagtacttccaaacagcctcacaaccgcagaccacgtgtaaccacgccagcccaggacctccacatccggcttcttcacctgcggtatcgtctgaggagggggtgtgctgaggagtatttatgtctgcaataaagcccttttgtgtggaaaaactcattctgattggctaggcctggctcccaagtgggtgggtctatgccgtcccaggaccacccatggcggcccccctgcccagtcatgtgaaatccatagattagggcctatttaatttatttcaattgactgatttccttctatgaactgtaactcagtaaaatctttgaaattgttgcatgttgagtttatattttttttatgattCAATGCCAACAGTTATATTTGATTATTAACAAACCAATATTTCAAGTTGTAACCTATTTCTTTCAACACTCAACTTACTTTTCCCCTTTAGTTAAACATAATCAATACTATAAATACAAACTATATACAACCCATTTTTCATATTGTACCAAGTTGAATTTTCACATTGGACTTACCTATCCAAATGTCTTCAATTGGAtacaaacaataaataaataaaatcctctTAATCAAGCTATTAAGTTGGTTCCATGGCATAAAATAATGACTCCAAACACTTTCTTTAAAGAAGACTTTCACATTAACTGGTTACAATATTGTAACCAAATGGTGACCATGGGCTCCCGATCGGCTCAGcggtgtaaggcactgcatctcagtgcttgaggcgtcactacagaccccctggtttgattccaggctgtatcacaaccggccgtgattaggagtcccatagggtggcgcacaatttgcccaggtttggctggtgtaggccgtcattgtaaataagaatttgttcttaactgacttgcctagttaaataaaggtataaAAAATCGAATCAATGGAAACTGTGCCAGCCTCTTTAGTATTGCAGTGTAAATATAATTACAAATAAAATAACACATTACctggaatgacattcactctcacaggtggccaaaaaacaacaactgaaagcCACGACTCCATCTCTTCTGATAGGCAGCCACCACTACATTGCACCAACTGCTATGCACATGAGGTGTTGAAAGCAATTTAGAAGCTTTCATTCAATTTAAAAAATCATATTGATCTGTCAAATTCGTTACTTGATTTTAGATAAGTTTATTAGAATAGGTTGAATGAACCAAAGCATAATTTTGGATCATACCAATCAGAAAAAGCACTTTGGATTAACAACAATGTCGTTCCACTTTTTACAGTGTGCACTTAGGTCTACTCCTCTGGAAAATATTTATTTGGTTTTAAGTTATAAGTGTTAA
This window contains:
- the LOC121549538 gene encoding OTU domain-containing protein 1-like, which encodes MQLYSSALTHYPGSSRKVSITITSGTITDHLSRTRTSSSANNTPSGPTPAVTNGNLVGETQSTANMPAAFSCYEAASMKPVYYTSTAEIIIRRPDGVERYVPVHIIKETQTKRSPSESNSQDVVIQARDRDDHLDTDLIVDFIDHLRGRGDLLNDSQNAERENNLINIDKNDGPSYRKCEERINMANGKGTPITSDTVNPKHHQNLEAQSTHLGQDILDSCESRNDSEYSDLYSPSGEAQVFKLGVLREPSPRRNAKRGDINEKVTCYIAEVEKQNKYLQERAHKYRFHIIPDGNCLYRAVCKAAYGEQSMHNELREQTMHHIADHLDEFNPIIEGDVGEFLINAAQDGAWAGYPELLAMSQMLNVNIYLTTGGSLESPTVSTMVHYLGEQDASKPAVWLSWLSNGHYDVLLDRCVSNPEYDEWFRHSQMQRKRDEELAKSMAASLSKMYIEQNGHI